A genomic stretch from Erysipelothrix sp. HDW6C includes:
- the pyrE gene encoding orotate phosphoribosyltransferase: protein MTLAKNIAKHLLEVKAVTLSPNEPYTWASGLKSPIYCDNRITMSFPETRNTIAQGFAQQIKAIYPDVEYIVGTATAGIPQACWVAEILGLPMAYVRPKPKDHGKSKQIEGFIPEGAKVVVIEDLISTGGSCIKACEALRVEGIEILGVMAVFTYELESAKTNFEHADIELVTLSNYTTLIEIAKEQGYIDQGDVLLLQSWKASPHSYGI from the coding sequence ATGACCCTAGCCAAGAACATTGCCAAACATCTCTTAGAGGTGAAAGCAGTAACGTTAAGTCCCAACGAACCCTATACATGGGCAAGTGGACTCAAAAGTCCAATCTATTGTGATAACCGCATCACCATGAGTTTTCCCGAAACGCGTAATACAATCGCCCAAGGGTTTGCGCAACAAATCAAAGCAATTTACCCAGATGTTGAATACATTGTGGGGACTGCAACAGCGGGAATTCCACAAGCATGCTGGGTTGCAGAGATCCTCGGCTTGCCCATGGCATATGTAAGACCGAAACCCAAAGATCACGGGAAGAGTAAACAAATCGAAGGGTTCATTCCTGAAGGAGCAAAGGTTGTCGTTATTGAAGACCTCATTTCAACAGGTGGAAGTTGCATTAAAGCATGTGAAGCACTCCGCGTTGAAGGAATCGAAATACTTGGAGTTATGGCGGTATTCACTTACGAATTGGAATCGGCAAAAACAAACTTTGAACATGCAGATATCGAACTGGTGACGTTATCAAACTATACGACGTTGATTGAAATTGCTAAAGAGCAAGGGTATATCGACCAAGGTGACGTGCTGCTTTTACAATCGTGGAAGGCCAGTCCCCATAGCTATGGGATTTAA
- a CDS encoding dihydroorotate dehydrogenase, which translates to MNRLSVSLPGLELKNPIIPASGCFGFGEEFAEYYDLSVLGAIMAKAATLDARVGNDLPRVCETPGGMLNAIGLKNPGLDVIINEKYPFLARYDVPVIANVAGSTEDEYVEVCRRVSEVANVTAIELNISCPNVKEGGVAFGTDPEIAARLTRKVKAVATVPVYIKLSPNVTDIVAIAKAVEEAGADGITMINTVTAMRIDLKTRKPILANKTGGLSGPAVKALAIRMVYEVSRAVSIPIIGMGGIETVDDVLEMYMAGASAVAIGTANLHDPYICPKLIEALPKRMDELGIESLESLIMEVRNNV; encoded by the coding sequence TTGAATCGATTAAGTGTGAGTTTACCAGGTTTAGAATTAAAGAACCCCATTATCCCAGCAAGTGGATGCTTTGGGTTTGGGGAAGAATTTGCGGAGTATTATGATTTGAGTGTCTTGGGTGCAATTATGGCGAAGGCAGCAACACTCGATGCACGTGTTGGAAACGACTTACCCCGTGTTTGTGAGACACCTGGAGGCATGTTGAATGCAATCGGACTGAAGAATCCTGGATTGGATGTTATCATCAACGAAAAATATCCGTTCCTTGCTCGCTATGATGTTCCTGTAATTGCGAATGTTGCCGGATCGACGGAGGATGAGTATGTAGAAGTTTGCCGTCGCGTCAGTGAAGTTGCAAATGTCACCGCAATTGAATTGAATATATCCTGTCCAAATGTCAAAGAAGGCGGCGTTGCATTTGGGACTGATCCAGAAATTGCAGCACGTCTTACACGTAAAGTAAAAGCAGTCGCAACTGTACCAGTCTATATTAAGTTATCACCCAATGTGACGGATATTGTAGCCATTGCAAAGGCGGTTGAGGAAGCAGGGGCAGATGGTATTACCATGATCAATACGGTCACGGCGATGCGAATTGATCTCAAAACACGCAAACCCATTCTTGCTAACAAAACAGGCGGCTTATCAGGGCCAGCAGTAAAAGCGCTCGCAATTCGGATGGTATACGAAGTATCGCGTGCGGTGTCAATTCCAATCATTGGTATGGGTGGTATTGAAACCGTCGATGATGTATTGGAAATGTATATGGCAGGAGCCAGCGCAGTTGCCATTGGAACCGCAAATCTACACGATCCTTATATTTGTCCAAAGCTAATTGAAGCATTACCAAAACGCATGGATGAACTTGGAATTGAATCACTTGAATCACTAATTATGGAGGTAAGAAATAATGTCTAA
- a CDS encoding dihydroorotate dehydrogenase electron transfer subunit — protein sequence MKQENMTVISNKEIGHQIYEMILKGNLVSKMRESGQFLHIKVNRDDLILRRPISIASIQDDTVTILYRVVGQGTASLALMKPFDEVDVLGPLGHGFELEAIQANSEVLVVGGGIGVAPLYELGKQLALKQANITFVLGFANAHDAYYLDKFRELGSVRITTDDGSLGTQGHVGAVLDGIEPEFVYACGPLPLLRMVQTSYAECDHVYVSMEERMACGMGACHGCDTKDKNKRVCYDGPVFNAKEVTV from the coding sequence ATGAAACAAGAAAACATGACGGTTATTTCCAATAAGGAAATTGGCCATCAAATTTATGAAATGATTCTCAAGGGAAACTTAGTTTCAAAGATGCGTGAATCGGGACAATTTCTTCATATCAAAGTAAACCGTGACGATCTCATATTAAGAAGACCAATCAGTATTGCAAGTATCCAAGATGATACCGTAACGATTCTCTATCGCGTTGTGGGTCAAGGTACGGCAAGTTTGGCTTTAATGAAACCTTTTGATGAAGTGGATGTATTGGGGCCTTTGGGACATGGCTTTGAATTGGAAGCAATTCAAGCAAACAGCGAAGTATTGGTTGTTGGGGGTGGTATTGGGGTGGCACCACTTTACGAACTGGGAAAACAATTAGCATTGAAGCAAGCAAATATTACGTTTGTACTCGGATTTGCAAATGCACACGATGCCTACTATCTTGACAAGTTTCGTGAACTGGGTTCGGTGCGCATCACTACAGATGATGGCTCACTTGGAACACAGGGTCATGTTGGTGCAGTGCTCGATGGGATTGAGCCAGAGTTTGTCTACGCATGTGGACCGCTGCCACTTCTTCGCATGGTACAAACAAGCTACGCAGAATGTGATCATGTCTATGTATCCATGGAAGAGCGCATGGCGTGTGGTATGGGTGCTTGCCATGGGTGTGATACGAAAGATAAGAACAAGCGGGTCTGCTATGACGGTCCTGTATTCAATGCGAAAGAGGTGACGGTTTGA
- the pyrF gene encoding orotidine-5'-phosphate decarboxylase — protein sequence MSNVIIALDFPTMEVVESFLDKFSGETLFVKIGMELYYQTGPEIVRAVKSRGHKIFLDLKLHDIPNTVERTMRGLSALGVDMTNVHAAGGIEMMKAAKRGLGEGPQLIAVTQLTSTTEEAMHHEQLIDASLNESVINYAKITQEAGLEGVVCSPLEAGMIRDNTSDVFLRVTPGVRLASAKADDQKRITTPKRAKEIGSTHIVVGRPITASDDPVRAYHDIVREWEEA from the coding sequence ATGTCTAATGTAATTATCGCACTCGATTTTCCAACCATGGAAGTCGTCGAATCATTCCTGGATAAATTCTCAGGAGAAACACTCTTTGTAAAGATCGGAATGGAACTTTACTATCAAACCGGCCCAGAAATCGTCCGTGCCGTTAAATCACGGGGTCATAAAATATTCTTGGACCTAAAATTACATGACATTCCCAATACTGTAGAACGTACAATGCGTGGTTTATCAGCATTGGGTGTCGATATGACAAACGTACATGCAGCTGGAGGGATTGAAATGATGAAGGCAGCCAAAAGAGGTTTGGGTGAAGGTCCGCAACTTATTGCTGTAACCCAACTCACATCAACAACTGAAGAGGCAATGCATCACGAACAACTTATTGATGCTTCCTTGAATGAATCGGTAATTAATTATGCAAAAATCACTCAAGAAGCAGGTCTCGAAGGCGTCGTATGTTCACCGCTGGAAGCAGGGATGATTCGCGATAACACATCTGATGTATTCCTTAGAGTTACACCAGGAGTGCGCTTAGCGTCGGCTAAGGCAGATGACCAAAAACGCATTACAACACCCAAACGTGCGAAAGAAATTGGTTCAACACATATTGTCGTCGGAAGACCCATTACTGCAAGTGATGACCCTGTAAGGGCCTACCACGATATCGTCCGCGAATGGGAGGAAGCATAA